A portion of the Colias croceus chromosome 25, ilColCroc2.1 genome contains these proteins:
- the LOC123703013 gene encoding uncharacterized protein LOC123703013 has product MSRRDKIIAMALTEFRPPRASHSLPVQSSISIQDSDADTVTLLDIQKEPIFTDINKLWSRPLDYNDFKTIFDFRNEYSNSFNIVSDIDLNNLVSKTQQIEDNIVTRHSLKCYEQLPLSDEDDCAGNKVNMFQDSDDSVKDKDYAPDCSTDSDSDLSNCSEPAPRMITFNAEIHNNQTNTPKYNHGSQKNRADASNQLEKIQKDLDIILPEASTNQVIASVNEENTKKCVSNRAEKEIDNEETEHIEEQSVNDSCREKENTETGKRENGEVESPSIILPVTEKGFTKSGQPRKRRAYDIKLGEHIKNKTVFRGITKDRKERIISELLPLMPETRRSFWLNLPVSSQVSNID; this is encoded by the exons ATGTCTAGAAGAGATAAAATTATTGCTATGGCGCTTACGGAGTTCCGTCCACCAAGAGCATCTCATTCTCTGCCAGTTCAATCTTCAATCTCAATCCAAGATTCTGACGCTGATACAGTGACGTTGCTTGATATTCAAAAAGAACCAATTTTTacagatataaataaactttggTCCCGTCCTCTAGATTACAACGATTTTAAGACGATTTTTGATTTTAGGAATGAATATAGTAATTCCTTTAACATAGTTTCAGATATTGACTTAAATAATCTTGTTTCTAAAACTCAACAAATAGAAGATAATATTGTTACTCGTCATTCTTTGAAGTGTTATGAACAGCTTCCATTGTCCGACGAAGATGATTGTGCCGGCAATAAAGTTAACATGTTCCAAGATTCTGATGATAGCGTCAAAGATAAAGATTATGCACCTGATTGCTCCACGGATTCCGACTCAGATTTATCCAATTGCAGTGAACCTGCTCCAAGAATGATAACATTTAATGCAGAAATTCACAATAATCAAACAAATACTCCCAAATACAATCACGGTAGCCAAAAAAATAGAGCAGATGCATCAAATcaattagaaaaaatacaaaaggaTCTTGATATTATATTGCCTGAAGCTAGTACAAATCAAGTAATTGCATCAGTGAATgaagaaaatacaaaaaaatgtgttagtaataGAGCAGAAAAAGAAATAGATAATGAAGAAACAGAACACATAGAAGAGCAATCGGTCAATGACAGCTGCCGGGAAAAAGAAAATACGGAAACCGGAAAACGGGAAAACGGGGAAGTAGAATCACcatctataatattacctGTAACTGAAAAAGGATTTACCAAATCGGGCCAACCAAGGAAAAGGCGTGCATATGATATTAAATTAGGAGAAC atattaaaaataaaactgtattCAGAGGTATAACAAAAGATCGAAAAGAAAGAATAATATCAGAATTGTTGCCTCTGATGCCAGAGACGAGAAGGAGTTTTTGGTTAAACTTACCAGTATCTTCGCAAGTGTCAAACATAGATTAA